AGCCGGACAACGCCGATACCCGGGCCATGGCCTATACGCCTCCTTACGTGAATTTCGATAACCTGCTGCAGATCAACCCGGAGACGGAAGCGTGGATTTTGCTGCCGGACACGAAGATCAATTACCCCATCGTGAAGCACACGGACAACGCCTATTATCTGAATCATATGATTGACGGCACGTCCAACAGCGCGGGTACATTGTTTATCGACACGAACAACAGCAACAACTTTGCTGATCAGAATACCATCGTCTACGGCCACAACATGAAGAACGGTTCCATGTTCGGCCAGCTGAAAAAGTACGGCAAGGAAGATTTTTACAAAGAGCACCCGTGTTTTTATCTGTACACGAAGGATGGCGTGTGGCAGTATGACATTTTCTCTGTCCGTGTAGTGGATGAGCTCAGCGACAGCTATACGATGACCTTTGCATCCACCGATGCGTACCGCAGCTATCTGGATCAGGCTGTGCGCAAGTCCATGTACGACACCACGGCGACGGCAGATGTGACGGATTCCATCATCACGCTGTCCACCTGCACCAGCAAGGACACCGACCGACTGATCGTGCAGGCTGTTAAAGGAGAACAGATTCGCTGATTAGATGATGAAGGTGTTGCAAATTGCCAGATAGAAAAATTCTGAGAACAAAATGGAAAGATTGGTGGACAACACTGTCATTCATAAAAAATCAGATGTCAGTATTTGAAAAATGTAAGAAGACAGATGAATATGTGAAAATGACGGCAGATTGACATGTGACATTATAAAAGAGAGAGGAGGCAGTCTGATATGACCCCAGAAGAAAAATTACAGGAGCTGATCTCCGGTTCGAATAACATTGTATTTTTTGGCGGCGCCGGCGTATCGACGGAGAGCGGCATTCCGGATTTCCGCAGCGTGGATGGCCTGTATCATCAGAAATACGACTATCCGCCGGAGGAAATTTTGAGCCATTCCTTTTTCCTGTATCATACGGAAGAATTTTACCGGTTTTACAAAGATAAAATGCTTTGCCTGGATGCCAAGCCCAACCGGGCCCATGAGAAGCTGGCCGAGCTGGAAGCGGCGGGCAAGCTGAAAGCGGTGGTGACCCAGAACATCGACGGGCTGCACCAGATGGCGGGAAGTAAGAAGGTGCTGGAGCTGCATGGTTCGGTGCACCGCAATTACTGTCAGAAGTGCGGCAAATTTTACGATGCGGCGTACATGCTCCATGCGGAAGGCATTCCTCGGTGCAGCTGCGGCGGCACCATCAAGCCGGATGTGGTGCTTTACGAGGAAGGCCTGGACAACGGCATTTTGTCCGAGGCGGTGCGCTGCATTTCCGAGGCAGATGTGCTGATCATCGGCGGTACGTCGCTGGTGGTGTATCCGGCGGCGGGACTGGTGAATTACTACAACGGCCATAAGCTGGTGGTGATCAACAAATCGCCGACGCCCATGGACCGCAAGGCTGACCTGGTCATTGCGGGCAGCATCGGGGAAGTGCTGGGCAATATCCGCGTGTAACTGTTGAAGATTCGTTACAGTTCACTCGTATATTTCTGTGAACAGATTTCATGCTCGCATGAAAATCTGAATGCAGGAATATACGAATGGCGCTTTTGAACTGTGACGATCATGTCTTTGAGGGGAGAAAGAGAGCATGAAGAATGGATTTGGAAACTGCGGCAATGCTGCAAAAGATGGTTGATGAGAGTGACCATATCGTGTTTTTCGGCGGAGCAGGCGTATCCACGGAGAGTGGCATCCCGGATTTTCGAAGCCGTGATGGTCTGTTTCGGCAGAAATATAAATATTCACCCCAGAAAATTTTGAGCAAACCTTTTTATAAGGAGAAACCCGAAGTTTTTTATGAATTTTACCGGGAAAAAATGCTCTGGCCGGACGCCTGTCCCAATGCGGCCCACAAAAAGCTGGTGGAGCTGGAGGAGGCAGGCAAGCTGTCTGCTATTGTGACCCAGAACATTGACGGGCTGCATCAGAAGGCGGGAAGCAAAAAGGTGCTGGAGCTGCACGGGTCTGTGCATCGGAACTACTGTACCAGATGCGGGAAATTTTATGATCTGGATACGATGCTGCATACCGAGGGCATTCCCCGGTGCAGCTGCGGCGGCATGATCAAGCCGGATGTGGTGCTGTACCAGGAAAAGCTGAAAATGGACGTGATCATGGAGGCTGCGAAGGTCATTTCCGAGGCAGATATGCTCATTATCGGCGGCACCTCCCTTTCGGTGTACCCGGCCAACCGGCTGATCAAGAATTTCAAGAAGCCCAACCGGGTGCTGATCAACAAAAATATCGCAGGCATGGAGTACCGGGCCAGACTGGTCATCGCGGACAGCATCGGGGAAGTACTGGGCGGTATCCAGGTAAAAAAGGAGCAGGAGGGGC
Above is a window of Oscillospiraceae bacterium NTUH-002-81 DNA encoding:
- a CDS encoding NAD-dependent protein deacylase, whose protein sequence is MTPEEKLQELISGSNNIVFFGGAGVSTESGIPDFRSVDGLYHQKYDYPPEEILSHSFFLYHTEEFYRFYKDKMLCLDAKPNRAHEKLAELEAAGKLKAVVTQNIDGLHQMAGSKKVLELHGSVHRNYCQKCGKFYDAAYMLHAEGIPRCSCGGTIKPDVVLYEEGLDNGILSEAVRCISEADVLIIGGTSLVVYPAAGLVNYYNGHKLVVINKSPTPMDRKADLVIAGSIGEVLGNIRV
- the srtB gene encoding class B sortase; amino-acid sequence: MDTLSLVLLLVAIVVFCFSAFSLIRIGLNYKKGTDTYQELEAAVVTEATPDGTEAQPDNADTRAMAYTPPYVNFDNLLQINPETEAWILLPDTKINYPIVKHTDNAYYLNHMIDGTSNSAGTLFIDTNNSNNFADQNTIVYGHNMKNGSMFGQLKKYGKEDFYKEHPCFYLYTKDGVWQYDIFSVRVVDELSDSYTMTFASTDAYRSYLDQAVRKSMYDTTATADVTDSIITLSTCTSKDTDRLIVQAVKGEQIR
- a CDS encoding NAD-dependent protein deacylase, with product MDLETAAMLQKMVDESDHIVFFGGAGVSTESGIPDFRSRDGLFRQKYKYSPQKILSKPFYKEKPEVFYEFYREKMLWPDACPNAAHKKLVELEEAGKLSAIVTQNIDGLHQKAGSKKVLELHGSVHRNYCTRCGKFYDLDTMLHTEGIPRCSCGGMIKPDVVLYQEKLKMDVIMEAAKVISEADMLIIGGTSLSVYPANRLIKNFKKPNRVLINKNIAGMEYRARLVIADSIGEVLGGIQVKKEQEGQAEPPQQESDRRDRQSLHKIGRTAWSHA